Proteins from one Aureimonas sp. SA4125 genomic window:
- the hemB gene encoding porphobilinogen synthase gives MAKRSDISQKIDDATGGLRLRRLRQNDWTRRLVRETTVSVDDLIWPIFVRDGDGEDQKVESMPGVFRLSVARCVDAAKEARDLGIPVIALFPYTDKSVRDERGTEALNEANLVCTATRAMKAAVPEVGILCDVALDPYTIHGHDGIMRGECIDNDESVEMLCRQALVQAQAGCDIIGPSDMMDGRVACIRSALDGEGLRDTLIMSYAAKYASAFYGPFREAVGSGGMLKGDKRTYQMDYHNGDEAIREAELDIAEGADMIMVKPGMPYLDIVSRLAREFGMPTFAYQTSGEYSMIMAAAGHGWIDGERAMMESIVGFKRAGAAGVLSYFSPRVARKLRGD, from the coding sequence ATGGCCAAGCGCAGTGACATCTCCCAGAAGATCGACGACGCGACGGGCGGACTTCGGCTGCGGCGCCTGCGGCAGAACGACTGGACGCGCCGGCTGGTGCGCGAGACGACGGTCTCGGTCGACGATCTGATCTGGCCGATCTTCGTGCGCGACGGCGACGGCGAGGATCAGAAGGTCGAGTCGATGCCGGGCGTGTTCCGCCTCTCGGTCGCCCGCTGCGTCGACGCCGCCAAGGAGGCGCGGGACCTCGGCATTCCGGTGATCGCGCTGTTTCCCTACACCGACAAGAGCGTGCGCGACGAGCGCGGCACCGAGGCCCTGAACGAGGCCAACCTCGTCTGCACCGCGACCCGCGCGATGAAGGCCGCGGTACCGGAGGTCGGTATCCTCTGCGACGTGGCCCTCGATCCCTACACCATCCACGGCCATGACGGCATTATGCGCGGCGAGTGCATCGACAACGACGAATCGGTGGAAATGCTGTGCCGGCAGGCGCTGGTGCAGGCTCAGGCGGGCTGCGACATCATCGGCCCCTCCGACATGATGGACGGGCGCGTCGCCTGCATCCGCTCGGCGCTCGACGGCGAGGGTCTCCGCGACACGCTGATCATGTCCTATGCGGCGAAATATGCCTCCGCCTTCTACGGGCCGTTCCGGGAAGCGGTCGGGTCCGGCGGCATGCTGAAAGGCGACAAGCGCACCTATCAGATGGACTACCACAACGGCGACGAGGCAATCCGCGAGGCCGAGCTCGACATCGCGGAGGGTGCCGACATGATCATGGTCAAGCCGGGCATGCCCTATCTCGACATCGTCTCGCGGCTGGCGCGGGAATTCGGCATGCCGACCTTCGCCTACCAGACCTCGGGCGAGTACTCGATGATCATGGCGGCCGCCGGCCATGGCTGGATCGACGGGGAACGGGCGATGATGGAGAGCATCGTCGGCTTCAAGCGGGCGGGCGCTGCCGGCGTCCTCAGCTATTTCTCGCCGCGCGTCGCCAGAAAGCTGCGCGGGGACTGA
- a CDS encoding DUF6163 family protein gives MLVWLLRLSAMVLFAIGIFYWVRLVGIYDGPLWRFDLMPIWWRVAATVLAVLAPVAGVGLWMVVSWGAVIWIIVALVEAVMHLGFPGLFGSPTPWMFFHLVGLSALAVLRLVAAWVRWRRLRRP, from the coding sequence ATGCTGGTCTGGCTGCTCCGGCTGTCGGCCATGGTTCTTTTTGCCATCGGCATTTTCTACTGGGTAAGGCTGGTCGGTATCTACGACGGCCCGCTCTGGCGTTTCGACCTGATGCCGATCTGGTGGAGGGTGGCCGCGACGGTCCTGGCCGTGCTGGCGCCCGTCGCCGGCGTCGGCCTGTGGATGGTGGTGTCCTGGGGCGCGGTGATCTGGATCATCGTGGCGCTGGTCGAGGCGGTGATGCATCTCGGCTTTCCCGGACTGTTCGGCAGTCCGACGCCCTGGATGTTCTTCCACCTCGTCGGCCTGTCGGCGCTCGCCGTGCTCCGGCTCGTCGCCGCCTGGGTCCGCTGGCGCCGCCTGCGCCGCCCTTGA
- a CDS encoding MarR family transcriptional regulator, whose translation MKTQIRHDALTPAAPKLELKSLYLETLQLVERLHRRLLDVVKDEFDRAGRTDINAVQALLLFNIGDSVLTAGELRTRGFYLGSNVSYNLKKLVDLGFIDHQRSRVDRRAVRVQLTKAGAEVATMVAELYDRHIGSIDKVGGLDEQEFQKMNKSLQLLDRFWNDQILYRL comes from the coding sequence ATGAAGACGCAGATTAGGCATGATGCCTTGACGCCCGCCGCCCCGAAGCTCGAACTGAAGTCGCTCTACCTCGAAACCCTGCAGCTGGTCGAGCGGCTGCACCGCCGCCTGCTCGACGTCGTCAAGGACGAGTTCGACCGCGCCGGCCGCACCGACATCAACGCCGTGCAGGCGCTGCTGCTCTTCAACATCGGCGACTCCGTTCTCACCGCCGGCGAACTGCGCACCCGGGGCTTCTATCTCGGCTCGAACGTCTCCTACAATCTGAAGAAACTGGTCGATCTCGGCTTCATCGACCACCAGCGCTCGCGGGTCGACCGCCGCGCCGTCCGCGTCCAGCTGACGAAGGCCGGCGCCGAAGTCGCGACGATGGTTGCCGAGCTCTACGATCGCCACATCGGCTCGATCGACAAGGTCGGCGGTCTCGACGAGCAGGAATTCCAGAAGATGAACAAGTCGCTGCAGCTGCTCGACCGGTTCTGGAACGACCAGATCCTCTACCGCCTCTAG
- a CDS encoding L,D-transpeptidase family protein, translating into MTKPTKGTDSRAMSRRKFFAGAAAAGAAMIPGVGHAQSALEGLLSAPRRGNWNDQFDTRGSSTVKVASNEPVFSPNTVASMQQALETYRQIVGAGGWPMVPDQAKLQLGVDHPAVSTLRQRLMVSGDLSQSAGMSTAFDSYVDTAAKRFQTRHGLPGDGVISTYSFKALNVPADIRLGQLQTNIVRLQAMSGPLGDRFVMVNIPAATIEAVENGRVVQRHTAVVGKIDRQTPILNSKITNLNLNPYWHAPVSIVRKDIIPLMQKDPQYLAKNDIHIFAPDGSEIPPEQINWNTEEATRYLFRQNPGKNNAMSSVKINFPNEHAVYMHDTPQQSLFSKLLRFESSGCVRVQNVRDLVVWLARDVPGWDRQRIEQVIGTRERQDIDLSNPVPVYFTYISAWATDPSVVQFRDDIYHRDGSELLAMNEQTAPAGMAVAEEIPY; encoded by the coding sequence ATGACGAAACCCACCAAGGGCACCGATTCCCGAGCCATGTCGCGGCGCAAGTTCTTTGCCGGCGCTGCCGCCGCGGGTGCCGCCATGATTCCGGGCGTCGGCCATGCGCAGTCGGCCTTGGAGGGGCTGCTGTCCGCGCCGCGCCGCGGCAACTGGAACGACCAGTTCGACACGCGCGGTTCGAGCACGGTCAAGGTCGCGTCGAACGAGCCGGTATTTTCGCCCAACACCGTCGCCTCGATGCAGCAGGCACTCGAGACCTATCGGCAGATCGTCGGCGCCGGCGGCTGGCCGATGGTGCCCGACCAGGCCAAGCTGCAGCTCGGTGTCGACCACCCCGCGGTTTCCACCCTGCGCCAGCGCCTGATGGTCTCCGGCGACTTGTCGCAATCGGCGGGCATGTCGACGGCCTTCGACAGCTATGTCGACACCGCCGCCAAGCGCTTCCAGACGCGGCACGGGCTTCCCGGCGACGGCGTGATCTCGACCTACAGCTTCAAGGCGCTGAACGTGCCCGCCGATATCCGGCTCGGCCAGCTGCAGACCAATATCGTCCGCCTTCAGGCCATGTCCGGCCCCCTCGGCGACCGCTTCGTCATGGTCAACATTCCGGCCGCAACCATCGAGGCCGTGGAGAACGGCCGCGTCGTCCAGCGTCATACCGCCGTCGTCGGCAAGATCGACCGCCAGACGCCGATCCTGAATTCCAAGATCACCAACCTCAACCTCAATCCTTACTGGCATGCGCCGGTGTCGATCGTCCGCAAGGACATCATCCCGCTGATGCAGAAGGATCCGCAGTATCTGGCCAAGAACGACATCCACATCTTCGCGCCCGATGGCAGCGAGATCCCGCCGGAGCAGATCAACTGGAACACGGAAGAGGCGACCAGGTATCTCTTCCGCCAGAACCCCGGCAAGAACAACGCGATGTCGTCGGTCAAGATCAACTTTCCGAACGAACACGCCGTGTACATGCACGACACGCCGCAGCAGAGCCTCTTCTCCAAGCTGCTGCGTTTTGAATCGTCGGGCTGCGTTCGCGTGCAGAACGTCCGCGATCTCGTCGTCTGGCTGGCGCGCGACGTGCCGGGCTGGGACCGCCAGCGCATCGAACAGGTCATCGGGACGCGCGAGCGCCAGGACATCGACCTCTCCAACCCGGTGCCTGTCTACTTCACCTATATCTCCGCCTGGGCGACGGACCCGTCGGTCGTGCAGTTCCGCGACGACATCTATCACCGCGACGGTTCCGAGCTCCTCGCGATGAACGAGCAGACCGCCCCCGCTGGCATGGCCGTGGCGGAAGAGATTCCCTACTGA
- the glyA gene encoding serine hydroxymethyltransferase, whose product MSAAIESTTVLDGFFTTGIATSDPALFKAMRGELNRQRHEVELIASENIVSRAVLEAQGSVLTNKYAEGYPGRRYYGGCEYVDIAEELAIERAKEMFGCAYANVQPNSGSQANQAVLLALSKPGETLLGMSLDAGGHLTHGAKPNMSGRWFNAVQYGLDLATGLIDYDEVERLAHESKPAIIVAGGSAYSRQIDFARFRAIADAVGAILWVDMAHFAGLVAGGQHPSPFPHAHVATSTTHKTLRGPRGGLVLTNDEAIAKKINSAIFPGLQGGPLMHVIAGKAVAFGEALKPGFRTYIKAVTDNAKVLAETLVDGGLGIVSGGTDTHLMLVDLRPKNLTGKASEIALGRAGITCNKNAVPNDPEKPAVTSGIRLGTPAATTRGFGTEEFREVGRLIVEVLDGLKAANSDEGNAAVEAKVKEKILAMTARFPIYDGLG is encoded by the coding sequence ATGTCCGCAGCCATCGAATCCACGACCGTCCTCGACGGCTTCTTCACCACCGGTATCGCGACGAGCGACCCGGCGCTGTTCAAGGCCATGCGCGGCGAACTGAACCGCCAGCGCCACGAGGTCGAGCTGATCGCCTCGGAGAACATCGTCTCGCGCGCCGTCTTGGAAGCGCAGGGGTCGGTTCTCACCAACAAATATGCCGAGGGCTATCCCGGCCGCCGGTATTATGGCGGCTGCGAATATGTCGACATCGCCGAGGAACTGGCGATCGAGCGCGCCAAGGAAATGTTCGGCTGCGCCTACGCCAACGTCCAGCCGAACTCCGGCAGCCAGGCCAATCAGGCTGTGCTGCTCGCCTTGTCGAAGCCCGGCGAGACGCTGCTCGGCATGAGCCTCGACGCCGGCGGCCATCTGACGCACGGCGCCAAGCCGAACATGTCCGGCCGCTGGTTCAACGCGGTCCAGTATGGCCTCGATCTCGCGACCGGCCTCATCGACTACGATGAAGTCGAACGCCTGGCGCACGAGTCGAAGCCCGCGATCATCGTCGCCGGCGGCTCGGCCTATTCCCGCCAGATCGATTTCGCCCGCTTCCGCGCCATTGCCGACGCTGTCGGCGCGATCCTCTGGGTGGACATGGCGCATTTTGCCGGCCTCGTCGCCGGCGGCCAGCATCCAAGCCCGTTCCCGCACGCCCATGTCGCGACGTCGACCACGCACAAGACCCTGCGCGGCCCGCGTGGCGGCCTCGTGCTGACCAATGACGAAGCCATCGCCAAGAAGATCAATTCGGCGATCTTTCCCGGCCTGCAGGGCGGCCCGCTGATGCACGTCATCGCCGGCAAGGCGGTCGCCTTCGGCGAGGCGCTGAAGCCGGGCTTCCGCACCTACATCAAGGCCGTGACCGACAACGCGAAGGTTCTGGCCGAAACACTGGTCGACGGCGGCCTCGGCATCGTCTCCGGCGGCACCGACACGCATCTGATGCTGGTCGACCTCCGGCCGAAGAACCTCACCGGCAAGGCGTCCGAGATCGCGCTCGGCCGCGCCGGCATCACCTGCAACAAGAACGCGGTGCCGAACGATCCGGAAAAGCCGGCGGTGACCTCCGGCATCCGCCTCGGCACCCCCGCCGCCACCACCCGTGGCTTCGGCACCGAGGAGTTCCGCGAGGTCGGCCGGCTGATCGTCGAGGTTCTCGACGGGCTGAAGGCGGCCAATTCGGACGAGGGCAATGCGGCCGTCGAAGCCAAGGTCAAGGAAAAGATCCTGGCGATGACAGCCCGCTTCCCGATCTACGACGGTCTCGGCTAA
- the nrdR gene encoding transcriptional regulator NrdR — MRCPYCGSLDSQVKDSRPAEDGGAIRRRRVCPDCGGRFTTFERVQLRELVVVKKSGRRVVFARDKLARSVQVALRKRAVDPDRIERMISGIVRQLESTGESDIQSDHIGLLVMEALRGLDDVAYVRFASVYRDFREAKDFAAVIGELAGSVAAPDGEVSLPPLPGGHKPEPARPDAEKPDAAKPETDDAA, encoded by the coding sequence GTGCGCTGCCCCTATTGCGGATCGCTCGACAGCCAGGTGAAGGATTCGCGCCCGGCCGAGGATGGCGGCGCGATCCGCCGTCGCCGGGTCTGTCCCGATTGCGGCGGGCGATTCACCACCTTCGAGCGCGTGCAGCTGCGCGAGCTGGTCGTGGTCAAGAAATCGGGCCGGCGCGTCGTCTTCGCCCGTGACAAACTGGCCCGCTCGGTGCAGGTCGCCCTGCGCAAGCGCGCCGTCGACCCGGACCGGATCGAGCGGATGATCTCGGGTATCGTGCGCCAGCTGGAGTCCACGGGTGAGTCCGACATCCAGTCCGACCATATCGGGCTTCTGGTGATGGAGGCGCTGCGCGGTCTCGACGACGTCGCCTATGTCCGCTTCGCCTCGGTCTACCGCGATTTTCGCGAGGCCAAGGACTTTGCCGCCGTGATCGGAGAACTCGCCGGCTCGGTCGCGGCGCCCGATGGCGAGGTCTCCCTGCCGCCGCTGCCCGGCGGCCACAAGCCCGAACCGGCGCGGCCCGATGCCGAGAAGCCTGATGCCGCAAAGCCTGAAACCGATGATGCCGCCTGA
- the ribD gene encoding bifunctional diaminohydroxyphosphoribosylaminopyrimidine deaminase/5-amino-6-(5-phosphoribosylamino)uracil reductase RibD, translated as MAATIRLSERHVGLTGTNPSVGTLIVRDDGNGPVIVGRGITAPGGRPHAETIALAEAGDLAIGATAYVTLEPCAHHGRTPPCADALVRAGVARVVAAAGDPDPRVSGRGHAILRDAGIDVVPHLLAEEARQPMSGYLARLTKKRPEVTLKLALSRDGMIGRRGGGQVAITGAIANAQTHLLRARHGAILVGAGTVLADDPALTCRLPGLEDRSPLRIVLDAGLRTKLTVQLVRTARETPTAFAVLGQPPAAAAFRAAGCDLVACEAEPGTERIALDELLDDLAARGHSNLLVEGGAETARSFLEHGLVDRVVLVTGDMVIGPDGIASPLTPSDMPAEFRAGRQLQLGPDLWREYERRTF; from the coding sequence ATGGCTGCCACGATCCGGCTGTCGGAGCGCCATGTCGGCCTCACCGGCACGAACCCCTCCGTCGGCACGCTGATCGTTCGCGACGACGGAAACGGTCCCGTCATCGTCGGACGCGGCATCACCGCGCCGGGCGGGCGGCCCCATGCGGAGACGATCGCGCTCGCCGAGGCCGGTGACCTCGCGATCGGCGCCACGGCCTATGTCACGCTCGAGCCCTGCGCCCATCACGGTCGCACCCCGCCTTGCGCCGATGCGCTGGTGCGCGCGGGTGTCGCCCGCGTCGTGGCGGCGGCCGGCGATCCCGATCCGCGCGTCAGCGGTCGCGGCCATGCCATCCTGCGCGATGCCGGAATCGACGTCGTCCCGCACCTCCTGGCCGAGGAGGCGCGCCAGCCGATGTCCGGCTACCTCGCCCGCCTGACGAAAAAGCGGCCCGAAGTGACCCTGAAACTCGCGCTCTCGCGCGACGGCATGATCGGGCGCCGCGGCGGCGGCCAGGTCGCGATCACCGGCGCCATCGCCAACGCGCAGACGCATCTTCTGCGCGCGCGCCATGGCGCCATCCTCGTCGGCGCCGGTACCGTTCTGGCGGATGATCCTGCGCTGACCTGCCGCTTGCCGGGCCTCGAAGATCGCTCGCCGCTGCGCATCGTCCTCGACGCCGGCCTGCGCACGAAGCTGACGGTGCAGCTGGTGCGCACGGCGCGCGAGACACCGACCGCTTTTGCCGTGCTCGGCCAGCCGCCGGCCGCCGCCGCCTTTCGCGCCGCCGGCTGCGACCTCGTTGCCTGCGAGGCCGAGCCCGGGACGGAACGGATAGCGCTGGACGAATTGCTCGACGATCTGGCGGCGCGCGGCCATTCGAACCTCCTCGTCGAGGGCGGGGCCGAGACGGCGCGGTCTTTTCTCGAGCACGGCCTCGTCGACAGGGTCGTCCTCGTCACCGGCGACATGGTGATCGGCCCGGACGGTATTGCGTCGCCGCTGACGCCGTCCGATATGCCGGCAGAGTTCCGGGCCGGCCGCCAGCTGCAGCTCGGACCCGACCTCTGGCGCGAATACGAGCGCCGAACTTTCTAG
- a CDS encoding riboflavin synthase translates to MFTGIVTDIGRIARVTSLDEGKRLRVETAYEPGGIAIGASIACSGVCLTVTALPDEGGNERWFEVEAWEEALRLTTAGTWGEGTRINLERALKLGDELGGHLVSGHVDAMADIVSRVEEGEATRFTLRVDPEHKRYIAKKGSVCLDGTSLTVNGVDDDLFDVLLIRHSLAVTTWGERQAGDRVNLEIDQIARYAERLFSARETR, encoded by the coding sequence ATGTTTACCGGCATCGTCACCGACATCGGTCGGATCGCCCGCGTCACGTCGCTCGACGAGGGCAAGCGGCTGCGCGTCGAGACTGCCTACGAGCCGGGCGGCATCGCCATCGGCGCCTCGATCGCCTGCAGCGGCGTCTGCCTCACCGTCACCGCCTTGCCGGACGAGGGGGGCAACGAGCGCTGGTTCGAGGTCGAGGCCTGGGAGGAGGCGCTGCGGCTGACGACAGCCGGCACGTGGGGCGAGGGCACCCGCATCAACCTGGAACGCGCCCTGAAGCTCGGCGACGAGCTCGGCGGCCACCTCGTCTCCGGCCATGTCGACGCCATGGCCGACATCGTTTCGCGTGTCGAGGAGGGCGAGGCGACGCGCTTCACCCTCCGCGTCGACCCCGAGCACAAGCGCTATATCGCGAAAAAGGGCTCGGTCTGCCTCGACGGCACGTCCCTGACCGTCAACGGCGTCGACGACGATCTTTTCGACGTCCTCCTCATCCGCCACTCGCTTGCCGTCACCACCTGGGGCGAGCGGCAGGCGGGCGACCGCGTCAACCTCGAGATCGACCAGATCGCCCGCTATGCCGAGCGGTTATTTTCCGCGCGCGAGACGCGCTGA
- a CDS encoding amino acid ABC transporter substrate-binding protein, protein MIRILATAFSVLALGTAASAGSLDDVTAAGALRIGTEGTYAPFTFHDATGALVGFDVEIGQAVAKQLGVKAEFVEGKWDGLIAGLASDRYDAVINQVGITEERKARFDFSKPYIVSKAVLIVKADNADIASFADLNGKRAAQSLTSNYGKIAETAGASLVGTDGFDQSIQLVLTGRADATINDNLSFLDFKKQKPDAPVKIVATQEEAAASGIIVQKDNPELVAAIDAALDAIRADGTYKTISDKYFGADVSQ, encoded by the coding sequence ATGATCCGTATCCTCGCCACCGCTTTTTCCGTCCTCGCGCTCGGCACCGCCGCCTCGGCCGGCAGCCTCGACGACGTCACGGCAGCCGGCGCCCTGCGCATCGGCACGGAGGGCACCTATGCCCCCTTCACCTTCCACGACGCGACGGGCGCGCTGGTCGGCTTCGACGTCGAGATCGGCCAGGCCGTGGCCAAGCAGCTCGGCGTGAAGGCCGAGTTCGTCGAGGGCAAGTGGGATGGCCTGATCGCCGGTCTTGCCTCGGACCGCTACGACGCCGTCATCAACCAGGTCGGCATCACCGAGGAGCGCAAGGCGCGCTTCGACTTCTCGAAGCCCTACATCGTCTCCAAGGCCGTGCTGATCGTGAAGGCGGACAATGCTGACATCGCGAGCTTTGCCGATCTCAACGGCAAGCGCGCGGCGCAGTCGCTGACGTCGAACTACGGCAAGATCGCCGAGACGGCCGGTGCCAGCCTCGTCGGCACGGACGGATTCGATCAGTCGATCCAGCTTGTCCTGACCGGCCGCGCCGATGCGACGATCAACGACAATCTGTCCTTCCTCGATTTCAAGAAGCAGAAGCCGGACGCGCCGGTGAAGATCGTGGCGACGCAGGAGGAGGCTGCCGCCTCCGGCATCATCGTCCAGAAGGACAATCCCGAACTCGTCGCCGCGATCGACGCAGCGCTCGATGCGATCCGCGCCGACGGCACCTACAAGACGATTTCGGACAAGTATTTCGGCGCCGACGTCTCGCAGTAG
- a CDS encoding ABC transporter permease subunit (The N-terminal region of this protein, as described by TIGR01726, is a three transmembrane segment that identifies a subfamily of ABC transporter permease subunits, which specificities that include histidine, arginine, glutamine, glutamate, L-cystine (sic), the opines (in Agrobacterium) octopine and nopaline, etc.), whose translation MPPALQLMLDSLLPLVRAGITFTVPLAILSFVFGLTLGFLTAITRLFGPRPLALVARFYVWFIRGTPLLVQLFVIFYGLPSLGILIDAFPAALIGFSLSVGAYTSEIIRAALSSISKGQWEAAYAIGMTQPQALRRTIVPQAVRVAVPPLSNSFISLVKDTSLAAAITVPEMFQQAQRIVAVTYEPLILYVEAAFLYLLLSSVLSALQSRLEKHFGRQGGFLEQGA comes from the coding sequence TTGCCCCCCGCCTTGCAACTGATGCTCGATTCGCTGCTGCCGCTGGTCCGCGCCGGAATCACCTTCACCGTGCCGCTGGCGATCCTCTCCTTCGTCTTCGGCCTGACGCTCGGCTTCCTTACCGCGATCACCCGCCTGTTCGGGCCGAGGCCGCTGGCACTCGTCGCGCGCTTCTACGTCTGGTTCATCCGCGGCACGCCGCTGCTCGTCCAGCTCTTCGTCATCTTCTACGGCCTGCCGAGCCTCGGCATCCTGATCGATGCCTTTCCCGCCGCGCTCATCGGCTTCAGTCTCAGCGTCGGCGCCTATACCTCGGAGATCATTCGGGCCGCGCTCTCGTCGATCTCAAAGGGGCAGTGGGAGGCGGCCTATGCCATCGGCATGACGCAGCCGCAGGCGTTGCGGCGGACCATCGTGCCGCAGGCGGTGCGCGTCGCCGTGCCGCCGCTGTCGAACTCCTTCATCTCGCTCGTGAAGGACACCTCGCTCGCCGCCGCGATCACCGTGCCGGAGATGTTCCAGCAGGCCCAGCGCATCGTCGCCGTCACCTACGAGCCGCTGATCCTCTATGTCGAGGCGGCGTTCCTCTACCTCCTCCTGTCCTCCGTCCTGTCCGCGCTGCAGAGCCGTCTGGAGAAGCATTTCGGGCGCCAGGGCGGCTTTCTGGAGCAGGGCGCATGA
- a CDS encoding amino acid ABC transporter ATP-binding protein, with translation MIRLSGIVKRFGDNTVLDGVDLDIAEGQVTALIGPSGSGKSTLLRTANLLELPEAGTLEIGDARIVFTPVRRPAQAEILAMRRKTGMIFQNFQLFPHRSVADNVTEGLVTVWKWPTDKARAHAMDLLDKVGMAHKADAWPSTLSGGQQQRVAIARAIAASPTLLLCDEPTSALDPELAAEVVEVLGALAGEGMTMLMATHDLRLADQVAHRVAFLDGGRIVEQGPPDAIFRHPGDPRTARFVRTLLGTSQELDRDGRAGS, from the coding sequence ATGATCCGCCTTTCCGGCATCGTGAAGCGATTCGGCGACAACACCGTCCTCGATGGCGTCGATCTCGACATCGCCGAGGGTCAGGTGACCGCCCTGATCGGCCCGTCCGGCAGCGGCAAGAGCACGCTATTGCGCACTGCCAACCTGCTGGAGCTTCCCGAGGCCGGGACCCTCGAAATCGGCGATGCGCGTATCGTGTTCACCCCCGTCCGCCGCCCTGCGCAGGCGGAAATCCTCGCCATGCGCCGCAAGACGGGCATGATCTTCCAGAATTTTCAGCTCTTTCCCCATCGCAGCGTCGCCGACAATGTGACGGAAGGGCTGGTCACCGTGTGGAAGTGGCCGACTGACAAGGCGCGGGCTCATGCCATGGACCTCCTCGACAAGGTCGGCATGGCGCACAAGGCCGATGCCTGGCCCTCGACGCTGTCGGGCGGCCAGCAGCAGCGCGTCGCCATCGCCCGCGCCATCGCCGCCTCGCCGACGCTGCTGCTCTGCGACGAGCCGACCTCGGCGCTCGACCCCGAGCTTGCCGCCGAGGTGGTCGAGGTTCTGGGCGCGCTGGCCGGGGAGGGGATGACCATGCTGATGGCGACGCACGACCTGCGGCTGGCGGACCAGGTCGCCCATCGCGTGGCCTTTCTCGACGGCGGCAGGATCGTCGAACAGGGACCACCCGACGCGATCTTCCGCCATCCGGGCGACCCGCGCACCGCCCGCTTCGTCCGGACGCTGCTGGGGACGTCGCAGGAACTTGACCGTGATGGGCGAGCCGGAAGCTGA
- a CDS encoding 6,7-dimethyl-8-ribityllumazine synthase has product MSAPHLLVIEARFYDHIADAQLAGAKAALEAAGATYDVVTVPGALEIPAAVSFALVGGEEGGTAYDGFVALGCVIRGETYHFEIVANESSRALMDLTFQEGLAIGNGILTVETEAQALERAMPERLNKGGAAAEAALKMIALREKLGG; this is encoded by the coding sequence ATGTCCGCTCCGCATCTCCTCGTCATCGAAGCCCGCTTCTACGACCACATCGCCGACGCCCAGCTTGCCGGCGCCAAGGCGGCGCTCGAAGCGGCCGGCGCGACCTATGACGTCGTCACTGTGCCGGGTGCACTGGAAATACCGGCGGCGGTGAGCTTTGCCCTCGTCGGCGGCGAAGAGGGCGGCACGGCCTATGACGGTTTCGTCGCGCTCGGCTGCGTCATCCGCGGCGAGACCTACCACTTCGAGATCGTCGCCAACGAATCCTCGCGCGCGCTGATGGACCTGACCTTCCAGGAGGGCCTCGCCATCGGCAACGGCATCCTGACGGTCGAGACCGAGGCCCAGGCGCTGGAGCGGGCAATGCCGGAGCGCCTGAACAAGGGCGGTGCGGCGGCCGAGGCGGCGCTGAAGATGATCGCGCTGCGCGAAAAGCTGGGAGGCTGA
- the nusB gene encoding transcription antitermination factor NusB, translating into MSDADAKPIKPANKRGAARLAAVQALYQMDVGGTPLLEIVAEYETFRLGQEVDGETYRDADAAWFRDVVSGVVRGQTEIDPLIHTSLTPDWPLARLDTTLRAILRAGTYEVMNRKDVPVAVIVTEYVDVAKAFYSEDEPRLVNAVLDRIARRSRGEGRGTS; encoded by the coding sequence ATGTCCGACGCCGACGCAAAACCCATCAAGCCCGCCAACAAGCGGGGCGCGGCGCGTCTTGCCGCGGTGCAGGCGCTTTATCAGATGGATGTCGGCGGCACGCCGCTCCTGGAAATCGTCGCCGAATACGAGACCTTCCGCCTCGGCCAGGAAGTCGACGGCGAGACCTATCGCGACGCCGACGCCGCCTGGTTTCGCGACGTCGTCTCGGGTGTCGTTCGGGGCCAGACCGAGATCGATCCGCTGATCCACACCTCGTTGACGCCGGACTGGCCGCTCGCCCGTCTCGACACCACGCTCCGGGCGATCCTGCGGGCGGGCACCTATGAGGTGATGAACCGCAAGGACGTCCCGGTCGCCGTGATCGTCACCGAATATGTCGACGTTGCCAAGGCTTTCTATTCCGAGGACGAGCCGCGCCTCGTCAACGCCGTCCTCGACCGCATCGCCCGCCGGTCGCGGGGCGAAGGCCGCGGCACGAGCTGA